The DNA sequence AAGATGGCAAAGAGCGAGATGGTGCACCTCATAAGAGACGTGGGCGAGATACCTGCCGTGCGAAATACGGCGTATGAGATCTTAGAGAAATTTGCATAGAATGAAGAAAATAGCTTTAATACTACTGATTTTAGGAAATATAATGATGGCAGCGACAATAGATGAGATAAAAGTAAAGAGTTCGAAAATTCCTCTGATTTTTGAAGAGGATAAAAGACTTCCTCTGGTGACTATGCAGTTTATTTTCAAAAACAGCGGAAGCGTAGCGGATGGCACAAAAGCGGGGTTGGCGAAGTTTAGCTCAAGAGTGATGAACGAGGGAACAAAAAAGCTTGGTTCAAGCAAGTTTGCCGAAGCACTAGAGAGCAGAGCAATCCATATTTCTGCTTCAACCGGCAAAGAGACTTTTGTTCTGGAACTTAGCTGTTTAAAAGAGGAGCTTGACGAAGGTCTTAAGTATTTCGGGATGCTGCTGAGCGATCCAAATCTAAGCGAAGAGAGTATTAAGAAGGTAAAAACAACCACTTTAGGCTCTCTTGCAAGAAAAGAGAATGACTTTGACTACATTGCGTCAAACGAGCTAAAAGCGCTTCTCTTTGAGGGCAGCGTGCTTGCAAATCCATCTGCTGGAACGATTGAGAGCGTAAAGAGTATAGAGTTAAAAGATGTAAAAGAGTTTCTTTCAAAAAACCTAGTAGCTTCAAAGCTCATTGTTGCGATCGGCGGCGATATCGACCTTGAGACGAGCAGAGAGAAGATAGTAAAAATAATTGAGATGCTTGCTAAGGGCAGATCAAATGAACTGACAAGGTATGAAGCCTCTAAAGATGCTAAAGAGAAAGTACTTTTAAAAGAGACACAGCAGGCTTACATCTACTTTGGCTCACCATATAACATAAGCGTAGAGTCAGAGGATTATTACAAAGCGAGAGTTGCCGTTTTTATACTCGGAGCAGGCGGTTTTGGTTCAAGGCTTATGGAAGAGATCAGAGTGAAAAAAGGGCTTGCTTACTCGGCTTATGCTAGGCTTGATGTTACAAGATCAAGCTCATTTATGAGCGGCTATCTGCAGACAAAACTTGAATCTCTTGAAGATGCCAAAGAGACGGTAAAGTATGTTGTAGAGGATTTCGTAAAAAACGGCGTTACAAAAGAGGAGCTTGAGCAGACTAAGAAGTTTCTTCTTGGAAGCGAGCCGCTAAGAGTAGAGACCATGAGTCAGAGACTTCACAGAACCTTTATGGAGTTTTACAATGGTCATGAGATCGGGCACTCTTTTAGAGAGCTTGAAAAGATAGAAAAATTGAAGCTAAAAGATCTAAACGAGTTTATTAAAGAGCACAAAGAGATCTTAGATATGAGTTTTTCGATAGTAACCAAGTAAAATCATATTGCATTTTGCAATATTTTGCCGAAGCTCTATATAAAATCGCTATTATAACAGTAGCGAGGATTGAAGATGAAGATTACAAAAGAGCAAGAAGAGAAGTTTAAAAAACTTGGGTTGAGCAGTTATATAGAGCTTGCTCTTATGGTACCTAGCTCTTACGAAGATCTAAGAGTTGGCGATAAACTTCAAATCCACGCTATGCAGCTTATAGATGCGACGGTAGAGTCCGTTTATAGAGCTCCAAATTCACTTCAGATAACCCTCTTTGCACACAATTTCGGACACACTATTACAGGCGTGATGTTCCGTCCAAAACCATATATGATGCATCAGTTCAAAGTAGGCGAGAGAGATTACTACTACGGAATGGTTGAGTGCAAAGGCGGTTTTTGCACTATCAGTATGCCAAAAAAAGTAACCAACATCGGCGAGATCACTCCGAAGTACAAATCACCGCTTAGAAGTGACGTTATGCTTCGGCTTATGAAAAGCGCTCTAACAAAAGAGAACCTTCTCTCAGAGGGGCTTAAAGAGGAGATCGCAGAGGAACTTTTAAGGCTTCATTTTCCCACACACACAACACCAAATTTAAGAGATTTGGATGCTAAAACGCTTTACGCTCTTAAATATAGCGAACTATTCAGCTATATGAAGCAGCTCTCAAACAAAAGAAGATACTTCAAAGCAATGACCTCTTCTCCTAGGGATTACAAAGAGTGGGCATCAACTCTTCCGTTTTATTTGACAGATGAACAGCTTAAAACCATAGAAGATATAAAAGCAGACTTCAGCAAAGAGTTCTCTGCCAGACGGATGGTGGTCGGAGATGTAGGCAGCGGTAAAACAATGGTCATCTTGGCATCTGCACTTATGATGCTTCCAAATCGCTCAATTCTGATGGCGCCTACGACCATACTTGCAAACCAGCTCTATGAGGAGGCTAAAAAGTTTCTTCCCATGATGAGAATAGCGCTTGTCACAAACAAAACAAAAGCCATAGATCTGGATGAGTATGATTTTATAGTAGGCACTCACGCTCTGCTTTACAGAGAGCTCCCATGTGCCTCTCTTGTCATGGTAGATGAGCAGCACCGTTTTGGAACGGCTCAGAGAAATCTGCTTGAGAAGTTGGTTGGCTCAGGAGAGAGAAAACCCCATTTTTTACAGTTCTCTGCCACCCCAATACCAAGAACACAGGCTATGATAGAGACGGCGCACATAGATGTCTCACTTATAACCTCCACGCCGTTCGTAAAAGATATAACAAGCAGAGTAATACATAAAAGTGATTTTAAAGAGCTTTTGGAGCATATAAAAGATGAGGTACAAAGAGGCAATCAAGTCCTGCTTGTCTACCCGCTGGTAGAGCAGAGCGAAGTTTTGGAGTATCAGAGCATCGATGAGGCAAGAGGGTTTTGGGAGAGCAGATTTTCCAATGTCTTTGTCACTCACGGAAAGGACAAAGAGAAAGAGGAGATATTGCTTGAATTTAGCAAAAATGGAGATATTCTTATAGCCACTACGGTCGTAGAGGTCGGCATCTCTCTGCCTCGCCTTAGCACGGTCATTATTGTCGGAGCCGAGAGGTTGGGACTCTCGACCCTGCATCAGCTTCGTGGGCGTGTAAGCCGCACAGGTCTTAAGGGGCACTGTTTTTTATATACGAACCAAAACTCATCTGAGCGTCTGGATAGATTTGTGCAGACAACAAGCGGTTTTGATATTGCGAACTTGGATTTGAAGTTTAGAAAAGGCGGAGATCTGTTAAAAGGGCATAATCAAAGTGGAAGTCAGTTTAAGTGGGTCGATTTGGCAGAAGATGAAGAGATAGTAAAAAGTGTAAAAGAGGATACATTGAATTAAAATTCTTGCTTCTTAGAAGCAAAGCTTTAGTAGCCTCAGCGGCTTGGAGCGCAGCAAAGAGATTGACTCTCTTTGCGGGACTATAGATTAGTATAGTCCGAACTTTCCGTCATTTCTCTTGTAGAGAACTCTTGTTTTTCCGTCGTTGTCTATGAAGATCTCAAATAGTTTCTTATTCTCTTTTATATCATTTAAGACATCTTCTACTTCACGCGGTTTGTATAGAGTAAGCTCAACCGGAACTATCTCATCTTCCATAGCTTCGCTTGCTTCATGTAGGTCTATACCATTACCTGCTTCATTTTTTGCTTCGTTTATGCCGTCTTTGTGATGGTGGTTGTCTTTGTCATGCATGCGGCGGAGTGCTTTTTGCGCTCTTGCTGTTGCCAAGTCAATAGCAGCGTAGAGATCTTCATCACTCTGTTTGATAACTATAGAGTTTTTATGTGCCAAATTTATAACAAACTCTATGACAGATAGAGGCTTGCCTTTTTTAGTCTGGCTTGTTGCGATCAGGTTTACAGAGATGATGTCCATATTGTATTTGCTAAGTGTTTCTATTGATGCATTCATGTGCGCTTTTATAGGCTCTGTAAGCTCCACATGTCTCCCAGTTAATGATATATTCATAGTAAATCCTTTTGATTGTAATTGTAAATTATTATATCATTAAATGGTTTAGAATAGCCACAATTTAGAGCTTTTGAATAGTTCTTCTAAAGTAGCGGATAGGTTCGGTTGTGATATCTGTTTTTGTTGAAACGACAACATCCATCAATACAGAACCGTTTTGTTCAGGAGTGTTAATATTGTTAATATACATATCGCATCCGCCAACATTGTTAGTAAAAACATATTGCACACTGACATTTACATCAAAAATACTAGTGATGTTGATATCAAAAGGAAGTGCAGTATATGTGTTTAAGCAGTTTGTGACAGGGTCTCTCTTTGCAATCTCTAACAGAGTTAATTCTACTGCGCTTTTTGCTACCAACTCAGCTTGCTCATAAAGGTAGAGGTCAACCGTTCTTTTTGTCGTCTCTGTGGTAAGAGAAAGAGAGAGAGCCATAATGGTAGAGATGACCACAATAACGGCTATTGCCATTATCATGGCAAAGCCTGAGCGCTTCTTGCGAGGATTGGTTTTTAAAATACTGTTTTTTCTTTGCATAACGAATAATCCTCCATCAAATCAGTTTTTACGCACACTTGAATCTTTACAATCGAACCTGCAGCTCTAAATCTAAAAGTATCTACATCCTTCATAATAAGCGCTTTTTTTCCATCTGTATAGCTCTCGCCTTCCCACGGTTGGTAGTCATAGTAAAGAGTCAAGTTCCCATCAGCCGGAGTATGCACAACAGCATTGGCAGTCCATGCAAGCTGGTAGTACTCATAAACATCAGTCCCTGTAAAGTTGTTATCGGCCCCTGTTGCTCCGTTTGTCGGTACAAACTGGTCTACAACGCCGTTGCTTCTTATGGGGTGCATAGCAACATCTTGGGTAGTTATAGCCCCTCCCCATCCATAGCCCGTGTAGATATCACTGTCTGAACCTACAAAGTAGATCGCGGCATTATCAATTCCGCTATTGGCGCTAGAGAGTGTGCTTATAAGAGTATCCAACTCTGCAGTGTCAGTGTTTGGAGAGACTAAAGTATTTTCATTGCTGTTAGGATCTCTCAAATCGATTATTCCGCTCCAGTGCGGCAGAACAGCACTGTTTCCGCGAAAACCGTCAATGTCAGTTGCTACCCACTCTAAAATTGTTGCAGTATCTCCATAATCAGAACTTGCCAAAGCTTTATAGTCGGCGGCGCTCTTTTTTGCAATAATAGAGTCTTTTATGCGGTACTGAAGTCTTGAAGCAATGGTCTCAACAGCAGCTGTACTTTGAGACTGGAGTCTGTTGTTGACACTTGAAAATATAAAACTTTTATACGCTTGAGAGAGAAGCTCAATGCCAAATTTTGCCAAGATTCCCATTATGACTATGACAAATATAAGCTCCAGAAGAGTAAAGGCAGCTCTACGCATTAAAATCTCCTCTTGTAGTAGTCTATTTCGCCGATGTTTGCGCTGTATATTTTTAGTACCGTAAGAAGCTTTGGAGGTGTTGCTGAATCATATACTGAGGCAGTAAGTACTTTTATATTGCTATCTGTTGCTGCTTGTGTGACAATGACTTGGCTCTGGTACTCCTGCTTGTATCCTGCAGCTTCTGCAGCACTAGTGTCAAACAGATCGCCAACAGTAGCATCAACCGCATTGTTAAGGTTGGGAAAAGTAGTATCTGTCGTATTTGCAAGCCCAGTAGTATTGCTGTCTAAACATCTTCTGTGATAAGGCTGATTTACATGACCGGGTCTTAATCTATCAGCATTACATGCGCCATTAACTTCAATAACTCTAGAAAGACGACTAAGAGCGTTGTCTTGCATAGAGTTTAAATCCCAATAGTACGATGTAGCTCCCATAAGTTCAGCAGAAGCGGCAAAGATGGCTTCTTGGACTATGTTGTCCTCTATTCCTTTTGATGTAACTTGCATCATCACAGGAAGAGACATAACGGCAATAGAGATAATCACGATAGCAAAGATAAGCTCTATCATTGTAAAAGCGGCTCTGCGAAGAGCGGATTTTCTTTTTACCACATGATTCTCCTATTTGTTGTTGCTGTATCTGGAATTTTTGTGGTAGTGCTCGTATTGTGCTCACCCGTCCAGTCTCCTGTGTCGTCAAACTCCACTTGGAACTCGTTTCTGGTGGCAAACGGGTCGCTTTCGTTGTAGATGAGCCATGGAGATGCTTCATTTTGCATAGTGGTTTTGTACGGATAATCTTTGCTTTCATCATAATCAAGAATTGTTACAGATGGATTTCCAAGTGGGTTGTCTGTTGCATCTACGATATCATCTATATTTGTTCCGCCTTTTTGAACAACTATGCCCACCGCACCGTCAGTCGGTGTAGCATGAAAAGGAGTGGGAATAACATACCATCTTGCATCATCTGTCCTTGTTGAGTTGATGCCGTTTGGAAGCAAAGATTTGTCACTACAGCCTGTTCCAAAGCAGTAAGCTTCAAAATATATATTTGCCGGATTATTAAGAGGAGTATTGTATCTCTGTCTTGAGGCATGTGTGCGACCGTAAACAAATGTAGCATTGCCTCCGACATTTACGCCGCTTACATTGTCTGTGTCTGTTGCGTTGATCTCATTTACGACGACTGCAAAAGGGTTTACGACTTTGCTTGTATTTCTATCGAAATTTATTTTGTAGTTAAACTCTGCCGTGCCGTTAGTATCGTTGCTGTCAAACTGTGTACTTGAAAAAGGTAGATTATACTCAGTTGTTCCAAGTACTAGCGGAATTGAGCCGTTGTCATCAGGGGTATAATGGTACCAGAGCAGTTTGGTCAGCGAGTCTGTTTCAGGGTTGTCTTTATTGATCGCATCTGCCAAAGTGAGTTTCATATTGCCGTCTTTTGCGTAACACTCGGCAGTGTAATTGCTTGTAACCGTATTTGTAAGGGTCTTCGCAGAGATGTTGACATCAAAAGACGCTGAGATATTGCGATCAGCATCATTTGGAAAGCGCTCAAAGTTTGAGAGGTATGTAAAACCGTTTGAGCCGTTCTCCAAGCCGCCTTCTATCCCAAAGTGGTGAGGAATAACTCTTATCTGTGTTACAAACGGCTCTATCAATCTATCAGCATCAGTAGTATCGTCTGCATCAACAACTGCAAATTCAAATCCTGCTCTTTCCTGCATTGTAAGATTGAATTCTCCAACATTATTTAAAGCGTAGTTGCCGGAAGCATCTCCATTTGTAAAATCAACAGGAGGAGTAAAGTTTATGCTCATCTCTTCACATGTTTTTGACGGGTCTGTTATATTGATATCAACTGCAAATGATGAGCCTTCAGTTTCGTTGTAATCAAGTGATGCCGCTCCTGTGTAATCTTCGGCATAAATAGTAAGCGGAACCGCTTCTCCTGCCTTAAAAGGGTCCGGCAGCATCGTAGTGTTAAAATCATTTGGACGGATTGCAAAATTGTCCTCAGAACATAGATCTCCTTGCATAGCATCAGCTAGACACATTGCGCATCCAAAGTCGGTGTTGTACTCTGAAGGCGAAATAGTTCTTATACGTCCACCACAGTTTCCATTGTATGCATTTGAGTCACATGGAGCAGAGGTACCAGGTGTTCCATCGCCATAGATACATCTCATAACATTGTCTTGAAATGCGGGAGGAAAGACAGAGAGAATGTTTTGTACATTGTTAAAGCAGGCAG is a window from the Sulfurimonas crateris genome containing:
- a CDS encoding type II secretion system protein; amino-acid sequence: MRRAAFTLLELIFVIVIMGILAKFGIELLSQAYKSFIFSSVNNRLQSQSTAAVETIASRLQYRIKDSIIAKKSAADYKALASSDYGDTATILEWVATDIDGFRGNSAVLPHWSGIIDLRDPNSNENTLVSPNTDTAELDTLISTLSSANSGIDNAAIYFVGSDSDIYTGYGWGGAITTQDVAMHPIRSNGVVDQFVPTNGATGADNNFTGTDVYEYYQLAWTANAVVHTPADGNLTLYYDYQPWEGESYTDGKKALIMKDVDTFRFRAAGSIVKIQVCVKTDLMEDYSLCKEKTVF
- a CDS encoding type II secretion system protein — encoded protein: MVKRKSALRRAAFTMIELIFAIVIISIAVMSLPVMMQVTSKGIEDNIVQEAIFAASAELMGATSYYWDLNSMQDNALSRLSRVIEVNGACNADRLRPGHVNQPYHRRCLDSNTTGLANTTDTTFPNLNNAVDATVGDLFDTSAAEAAGYKQEYQSQVIVTQAATDSNIKVLTASVYDSATPPKLLTVLKIYSANIGEIDYYKRRF
- a CDS encoding M16 family metallopeptidase; translation: MAATIDEIKVKSSKIPLIFEEDKRLPLVTMQFIFKNSGSVADGTKAGLAKFSSRVMNEGTKKLGSSKFAEALESRAIHISASTGKETFVLELSCLKEELDEGLKYFGMLLSDPNLSEESIKKVKTTTLGSLARKENDFDYIASNELKALLFEGSVLANPSAGTIESVKSIELKDVKEFLSKNLVASKLIVAIGGDIDLETSREKIVKIIEMLAKGRSNELTRYEASKDAKEKVLLKETQQAYIYFGSPYNISVESEDYYKARVAVFILGAGGFGSRLMEEIRVKKGLAYSAYARLDVTRSSSFMSGYLQTKLESLEDAKETVKYVVEDFVKNGVTKEELEQTKKFLLGSEPLRVETMSQRLHRTFMEFYNGHEIGHSFRELEKIEKLKLKDLNEFIKEHKEILDMSFSIVTK
- the hpf gene encoding ribosome hibernation-promoting factor, HPF/YfiA family, which produces MNISLTGRHVELTEPIKAHMNASIETLSKYNMDIISVNLIATSQTKKGKPLSVIEFVINLAHKNSIVIKQSDEDLYAAIDLATARAQKALRRMHDKDNHHHKDGINEAKNEAGNGIDLHEASEAMEDEIVPVELTLYKPREVEDVLNDIKENKKLFEIFIDNDGKTRVLYKRNDGKFGLY
- the recG gene encoding ATP-dependent DNA helicase RecG, whose translation is MKITKEQEEKFKKLGLSSYIELALMVPSSYEDLRVGDKLQIHAMQLIDATVESVYRAPNSLQITLFAHNFGHTITGVMFRPKPYMMHQFKVGERDYYYGMVECKGGFCTISMPKKVTNIGEITPKYKSPLRSDVMLRLMKSALTKENLLSEGLKEEIAEELLRLHFPTHTTPNLRDLDAKTLYALKYSELFSYMKQLSNKRRYFKAMTSSPRDYKEWASTLPFYLTDEQLKTIEDIKADFSKEFSARRMVVGDVGSGKTMVILASALMMLPNRSILMAPTTILANQLYEEAKKFLPMMRIALVTNKTKAIDLDEYDFIVGTHALLYRELPCASLVMVDEQHRFGTAQRNLLEKLVGSGERKPHFLQFSATPIPRTQAMIETAHIDVSLITSTPFVKDITSRVIHKSDFKELLEHIKDEVQRGNQVLLVYPLVEQSEVLEYQSIDEARGFWESRFSNVFVTHGKDKEKEEILLEFSKNGDILIATTVVEVGISLPRLSTVIIVGAERLGLSTLHQLRGRVSRTGLKGHCFLYTNQNSSERLDRFVQTTSGFDIANLDLKFRKGGDLLKGHNQSGSQFKWVDLAEDEEIVKSVKEDTLN